One Granulicella sp. 5B5 DNA window includes the following coding sequences:
- a CDS encoding 2-oxoacid:ferredoxin oxidoreductase subunit beta, which produces MSTAPIAPKAVKTNRIGLQVLDYRGGKTTLCAGCGHNAISERILEAFFEMGIEPERVMKMSGIGCSSKSPAYFMSRSFSFNSVHGRMPSVATGALLANKTMRSLGVSGDGDTASIGVGQFVHLLRRNVPMIYIVEDNGVYGLTKGQFSATADVGSTLKTGVVNELPPIDICALAIQLGATFVGRSFSGDKKQLSAMLKAAIAHRGTVLLDVISPCVTFNDHEGSTKSYKYMQEHDDEVCEVDFVPVFEEIAVEYDHNTTVDVALHDGSHLRLRKLHEDYVPSSKAQALNLLMEGHESGEILTGVFYIDTQKQDFTTLLNLVDEPLATLPVERVRPGPETLSALMQSYS; this is translated from the coding sequence ATGTCTACCGCACCGATTGCTCCCAAAGCTGTGAAGACCAATCGCATTGGCCTGCAGGTGCTCGACTACCGCGGCGGCAAGACCACGCTGTGCGCGGGCTGTGGCCACAATGCCATCTCCGAGCGCATTCTCGAAGCGTTCTTCGAGATGGGCATTGAGCCGGAGCGCGTGATGAAGATGAGCGGCATCGGCTGCTCGTCCAAATCGCCGGCGTACTTCATGTCGAGGTCGTTCAGCTTCAACTCCGTGCATGGGCGAATGCCTTCGGTTGCGACGGGTGCTCTGCTTGCGAACAAGACGATGCGCTCGCTGGGTGTGAGCGGTGATGGCGATACGGCGTCCATTGGTGTTGGGCAGTTTGTGCACCTGTTGCGGCGCAATGTTCCGATGATCTACATCGTCGAGGACAATGGCGTATATGGGCTGACCAAGGGACAGTTTTCAGCCACCGCGGATGTTGGCTCCACGCTGAAGACCGGCGTTGTGAACGAGCTGCCGCCGATCGATATCTGCGCGCTGGCAATCCAGCTGGGCGCGACGTTTGTTGGGCGCTCGTTTTCCGGCGACAAGAAACAGCTCTCCGCGATGCTGAAGGCCGCGATTGCGCACCGGGGAACGGTGCTGCTCGATGTCATCTCACCTTGCGTGACGTTCAACGATCACGAGGGCTCGACGAAGAGCTACAAGTACATGCAGGAGCATGATGACGAGGTTTGCGAGGTAGACTTCGTTCCCGTATTCGAGGAGATTGCGGTGGAGTATGACCATAACACTACTGTCGACGTTGCTCTGCACGATGGCTCGCACCTGCGGCTTCGCAAGCTGCACGAAGACTATGTGCCATCCAGCAAAGCACAGGCGCTGAACCTGCTGATGGAAGGCCACGAGAGCGGAGAGATTCTTACCGGGGTCTTCTACATCGACACGCAGAAGCAAGATTTTACGACGCTGCTCAACCTGGTCGATGAGCCGCTGGCTACGCTCCCGGTGGAACGCGTGCGTCCGGGGCCGGAGACGCTGTCCGCGTTGATGCAGTCTTATTCCTGA
- a CDS encoding 2-oxoacid:acceptor oxidoreductase family protein, which translates to MATSDLVVPAQSSSSDFKSPTSIVNDFSIQIATVNGSGSQSANNVLLRSIFRMGVPVSGKNLFPSNIAGLPTWYTIRASKDGWVARKASIDILIAMNPETAQEDVRTLPADAAVIYDEAIVLNELRHDLTFYAVPFDKLAVETGAEPKVRKLIKNMVYVGVAAQLLSIDMGSVEAMVGKQFAKKAKAAELNLRAVQVGFRFATENLTKCDPYRVEAMNATAGKIIIDGNAAAAMGAMFAGVTVVSWYPITPSSSVVEQLIGYMKKHRVEPDGKATFAIVQAEDELAAIGMVLGAGWAGARSMTASSGRGFR; encoded by the coding sequence ATGGCAACCAGTGATCTTGTTGTACCGGCCCAGTCGTCATCGAGTGATTTCAAGAGTCCCACAAGCATCGTCAATGATTTTTCGATCCAGATAGCTACGGTTAATGGCTCCGGTTCGCAGTCGGCGAACAACGTGCTGCTGCGCAGCATCTTCCGCATGGGGGTGCCTGTCTCGGGCAAGAACCTGTTCCCTTCGAATATCGCGGGGTTGCCTACCTGGTACACGATCCGCGCGAGCAAAGATGGCTGGGTGGCGCGCAAGGCGAGCATCGACATCCTGATCGCGATGAACCCGGAGACGGCACAGGAGGACGTGCGCACGCTGCCCGCAGACGCTGCTGTGATCTATGACGAAGCCATCGTGCTGAACGAGCTGCGGCATGATCTTACGTTCTACGCCGTTCCTTTCGACAAGCTGGCTGTGGAGACCGGTGCCGAGCCGAAGGTCCGCAAGCTCATCAAGAACATGGTGTATGTCGGCGTTGCCGCACAGTTGCTTTCGATTGATATGGGGAGCGTGGAGGCGATGGTTGGTAAGCAGTTTGCCAAGAAGGCGAAGGCCGCGGAGCTGAACCTGCGTGCTGTGCAGGTGGGCTTCCGGTTTGCGACGGAGAACCTTACGAAGTGCGATCCGTATCGTGTTGAGGCGATGAATGCCACGGCGGGGAAGATCATCATCGACGGCAACGCCGCCGCTGCAATGGGGGCGATGTTTGCCGGTGTTACGGTTGTGTCGTGGTATCCGATTACGCCGTCGTCGTCGGTGGTGGAGCAGCTGATTGGCTACATGAAGAAGCATCGCGTGGAGCCGGATGGGAAGGCTACCTTCGCGATCGTGCAGGCGGAGGATGAGCTTGCCGCGATTGGCATGGTGCTGGGCGCGGGGTGGGCTGGGGCGAGGTCGATGACGGCGTCTTCGGGCCGGGGATTTCGCTGA
- a CDS encoding MFS transporter → MSSMTEASFAAPDASSRSRYNLLLLCVAGLGGLLYGVDVGIIGGALPYLQATSHFDAGQLSTIVAAVLLGSVISTIFAGLFADWLGRKPMMVLSGLVFVVSIPLIALSHSYEALLTGRLLQGISGGFIGVLVPLYLAECLVSNTRGKGTGVFQWLLTFGIMAAALIGMYYSYQVQAAAATGNAQDLFNVQNGAWRHIFWLSLPPGILFAVGSLFVAESPRWLYRRGKRDKALAALLRSRSTEAAYLELAEMAAVATQPDAVKKASGSLLRRKYVVPFVLACVILACNTATGINSIIGYNTSILLQSGLSDVGAHWGYVLFTAVNFMLTIVGMMFVDRLGRRVLLVVGTCGVMVSLIVTALLFRQTERNTLEVGNAVQTLVTQGDDLTMKFDSSEAAKLLSASGYNDDGGLAAHASLAVIYSYGGFTGATTYVRSDDPAALPIHITRQDSIPANAVEAFFKNPFADLNAARTAPLHIERARIGMIPQAAHGWLVALALFAFIAFYAAGPGVCVWLALSELMPTRIRSVGMSVALVLNQLVSTTLAVVFLPIVSKYGYAKMFYLFAGFTLVYLITAALFLPETKGKTLEEVEQYFEGHGWAAPASTTE, encoded by the coding sequence ATGTCCTCTATGACTGAAGCGAGTTTTGCTGCTCCCGACGCCTCCTCCCGCAGCCGGTACAACCTGTTGTTGTTATGTGTCGCCGGCCTGGGCGGCCTGCTGTATGGCGTGGATGTGGGCATCATCGGCGGCGCACTGCCGTATCTGCAGGCGACCTCGCACTTCGATGCCGGGCAGCTCTCGACGATTGTGGCCGCGGTGCTGCTGGGCAGTGTGATCTCCACGATCTTTGCGGGACTGTTTGCCGACTGGCTTGGCCGCAAGCCGATGATGGTGCTGAGCGGGCTGGTGTTTGTGGTGAGCATTCCGCTGATTGCGCTGTCGCATAGCTATGAAGCGCTGCTGACGGGGCGTCTGCTGCAGGGGATCAGCGGTGGGTTTATCGGTGTGCTGGTACCGCTGTATCTTGCGGAGTGCCTGGTCTCCAACACGCGCGGCAAGGGGACTGGCGTGTTTCAGTGGCTGCTGACGTTTGGGATTATGGCGGCTGCGCTGATCGGCATGTACTACAGCTACCAGGTGCAGGCCGCGGCGGCGACAGGCAATGCGCAGGACCTGTTCAATGTGCAGAACGGCGCGTGGCGGCACATCTTCTGGCTCTCGCTGCCGCCGGGGATATTGTTTGCGGTTGGCAGCCTGTTTGTCGCGGAGTCGCCGCGCTGGCTGTATCGCCGTGGCAAGCGTGACAAGGCGCTGGCGGCATTGCTGCGTTCACGCAGCACGGAAGCTGCATATCTGGAGCTTGCGGAGATGGCCGCCGTGGCGACGCAGCCGGATGCTGTGAAGAAGGCCTCAGGCAGCCTACTGCGGCGCAAGTATGTTGTTCCGTTTGTGCTGGCGTGTGTGATTCTTGCGTGCAATACGGCGACTGGCATCAACTCGATCATTGGGTACAACACGAGCATCCTGCTGCAGAGCGGGCTTTCTGATGTGGGCGCGCACTGGGGCTATGTGCTGTTTACGGCGGTGAACTTTATGCTGACGATCGTCGGGATGATGTTTGTCGACCGGCTCGGCAGGCGCGTTCTACTGGTCGTTGGGACTTGCGGCGTGATGGTCTCGCTGATCGTTACGGCACTGCTCTTCCGGCAGACTGAGCGCAACACGCTGGAGGTTGGCAACGCCGTGCAGACGCTGGTGACACAGGGCGATGACCTGACGATGAAGTTCGATTCGTCGGAGGCTGCGAAGCTGCTTTCGGCAAGCGGTTACAACGACGATGGCGGCCTGGCGGCGCATGCTTCGCTGGCGGTCATCTACTCCTACGGCGGCTTTACGGGGGCGACAACGTATGTGCGTTCGGACGATCCGGCGGCGCTGCCGATCCACATCACGCGGCAGGATTCGATCCCTGCGAATGCGGTGGAGGCGTTTTTCAAGAACCCGTTTGCTGACCTGAATGCAGCCCGCACGGCTCCGCTGCATATCGAGCGGGCGCGGATCGGGATGATTCCGCAGGCAGCACATGGATGGCTGGTTGCGCTGGCGCTGTTTGCGTTTATTGCGTTCTACGCAGCCGGGCCGGGAGTTTGTGTGTGGCTTGCGCTCTCGGAGTTGATGCCGACGCGCATCCGCTCGGTGGGCATGAGCGTTGCGCTGGTGCTGAACCAGCTGGTCTCCACGACGTTGGCGGTGGTGTTTCTGCCGATCGTGAGCAAGTACGGCTACGCGAAGATGTTCTACCTGTTTGCCGGATTCACGCTGGTGTATCTAATTACGGCGGCGCTCTTTCTGCCGGAGACGAAGGGCAAGACGCTGGAAGAGGTGGAGCAGTACTTCGAAGGGCACGGGTGGGCCGCGCCCGCCTCCACGACTGAGTAG
- a CDS encoding amidohydrolase family protein produces MSQETEQDKFIAMVTAKANVTLPISEFHPVSMLHSAQHPVLTPRFPVIDYHNHLDAQEPAEVLKVMDACGIEHCVNITMMVGDAALAQIERYRVADAKRFSTIGWMDWTGADSADFAGFVRLSIERLERLVAHGIVGFKFWKDLGLKVRDASGELIRVDDERLAPIFERCGELGIPVMVHIGDPEAFFLPIDANNERYEELAAHPDWGFYGAQYSKDELLQQRDRVFRRHPKTTFVGAHIAENSEDLERVSAMLDACPNVVVDISARASELGRQPYSARKFFLRFADRILFGADLVPQVEMYRLYYRFLETADEYFEYPTHASGQGRWMIYGLDLPEDVLRKVYRENALRLLSDRS; encoded by the coding sequence ATGTCGCAGGAGACCGAACAGGACAAATTTATCGCCATGGTGACAGCCAAGGCCAACGTGACGCTGCCAATCAGCGAGTTTCACCCGGTGAGCATGCTGCACTCGGCACAGCACCCGGTGCTGACGCCGCGGTTTCCGGTGATCGATTACCACAACCACCTGGATGCGCAGGAGCCGGCAGAGGTGTTGAAGGTGATGGACGCGTGCGGGATTGAGCACTGTGTGAACATCACGATGATGGTGGGCGATGCCGCGCTGGCGCAGATCGAACGCTATCGCGTGGCGGATGCGAAGCGCTTCTCCACGATTGGCTGGATGGATTGGACAGGTGCCGATTCGGCTGACTTTGCGGGCTTTGTGCGGCTGAGCATCGAGCGGCTGGAGCGGCTTGTTGCACATGGCATCGTGGGGTTCAAGTTCTGGAAGGACCTTGGCCTGAAGGTGCGCGACGCGAGCGGAGAGCTGATCCGCGTGGACGATGAACGGCTGGCGCCGATCTTTGAGCGCTGCGGCGAATTAGGGATTCCGGTGATGGTGCATATCGGCGATCCGGAGGCGTTTTTTCTGCCGATTGACGCGAACAACGAGCGGTATGAAGAGCTGGCAGCGCACCCGGACTGGGGTTTTTATGGGGCGCAGTACAGCAAGGACGAGCTGCTGCAACAGCGCGACCGCGTGTTCCGGCGGCATCCGAAGACGACCTTTGTGGGCGCGCATATTGCGGAAAACAGTGAGGACCTGGAGCGGGTTTCGGCGATGCTGGATGCCTGCCCGAATGTTGTGGTCGACATCAGCGCGCGGGCTTCGGAGCTGGGACGGCAGCCGTACTCGGCGCGCAAGTTCTTCCTGCGTTTTGCGGATCGAATTCTGTTTGGCGCTGACCTGGTGCCGCAGGTCGAGATGTATCGTCTCTACTACCGGTTCCTGGAGACGGCGGATGAGTACTTTGAGTATCCGACGCATGCCTCGGGGCAGGGACGGTGGATGATCTATGGGCTTGACTTGCCGGAGGATGTGCTGCGCAAGGTGTACCGAGAGAATGCTCTGCGGCTTCTATCTGATCGTTCGTGA
- a CDS encoding enterotoxin, with the protein MSRLSIVCMAASLFAFGLMVPASASAQGSARQNETTVHTGPLTLHVDMQAGQFKGIHLHDTISNRELELPEAFVLVLKDHTELRSSALHATRIADTQSVIDPHRALSGNQHLTVAEDKSCWSFDAAAQHAKLDWCLIARPHTDYVRSLLTISATGADLPITEVRLLDFTDSGARVDGTVKGSPIVDANMFFGLEHPLSISKVSGDDATASIFRDLPLRTGQSITYSAVLGTTQLGQLRRGFLSYIEAERPRPYEPFLHYNSWFDLGYENRFDEKGALDRVNAFGQELVIKRHVKLDSYLFDDGWDDPNTLWGFNPGFPDGFTKTGEAAAKYHAGIGVWLSPWGGYAEQKKERIAYGRAHGYEILNNGYALSGPKYYDRFQQTCLNMIDKYHVNQFKFDGTGNADRVFPGSAFDSDFDAAIHLIERLRKEEPQLFVNLTTGTTASPFWLFYADSIWRGGADSNFSGVGSQRQRWITYRDAQTYKNIVQRGPLYPLNSLMLHGLIYAKQAKGLSTDPNNDFADEVHSYFGGGTQLQEMYITPSLLTPANWDTLADAARWSREHSSTLKDTHWVGGDPDKLQVYGWAAWSPKLGILTLRNPSQQPQTYTIDAATAFQLPTHAPTHYIAHAVWGAGEDWQPGTTHKLVSGEPLEIKLAPFQVLTIEATPKR; encoded by the coding sequence ATGTCCCGTCTTTCGATTGTGTGTATGGCAGCGTCCCTCTTCGCCTTCGGCCTCATGGTTCCAGCCTCCGCCTCGGCGCAAGGTTCAGCCCGCCAGAACGAAACCACAGTCCACACCGGACCTCTCACCCTACATGTCGATATGCAGGCCGGGCAATTCAAAGGCATCCACCTGCACGACACCATCTCGAACCGCGAGCTAGAGCTCCCGGAAGCGTTCGTACTGGTTTTGAAGGACCACACCGAGCTGCGCTCCTCAGCACTGCACGCAACCCGCATCGCAGATACCCAGAGCGTCATCGACCCGCATCGCGCCCTAAGCGGCAACCAACACCTCACCGTCGCGGAGGACAAATCCTGCTGGAGCTTCGACGCCGCAGCCCAGCACGCAAAGCTCGACTGGTGCCTCATCGCCCGGCCGCACACCGACTACGTCCGCTCCCTGCTCACTATCTCAGCCACAGGCGCCGACCTGCCCATCACCGAAGTCCGCCTGCTCGACTTCACCGACAGCGGCGCGCGTGTCGACGGCACCGTCAAAGGCTCGCCCATCGTCGATGCCAACATGTTCTTCGGCCTCGAGCACCCACTCTCCATCAGCAAGGTCAGCGGCGACGACGCAACCGCCTCCATCTTCCGCGACCTCCCTCTGCGCACCGGCCAGTCCATCACCTACTCCGCGGTTCTCGGGACCACGCAACTCGGCCAGCTGCGCCGCGGCTTCCTCAGCTACATCGAAGCCGAACGTCCGCGCCCCTACGAGCCGTTCCTGCACTACAACTCTTGGTTCGACCTCGGCTATGAGAACCGCTTCGACGAGAAAGGTGCGCTCGATCGTGTGAACGCCTTCGGCCAGGAGCTCGTCATCAAGCGCCACGTCAAGCTTGACTCCTACCTCTTCGACGACGGCTGGGACGACCCAAACACGCTCTGGGGCTTCAACCCCGGCTTCCCGGATGGCTTCACCAAAACCGGCGAAGCGGCCGCAAAATACCACGCCGGCATCGGCGTATGGCTCTCACCCTGGGGCGGCTACGCGGAGCAGAAAAAGGAGCGCATCGCCTACGGCCGCGCACACGGCTACGAGATCCTCAACAACGGCTACGCACTCTCCGGCCCCAAATACTATGACCGCTTCCAGCAAACCTGCCTCAACATGATCGACAAATACCACGTCAATCAGTTCAAATTCGACGGCACCGGCAACGCCGACCGCGTCTTTCCCGGCAGCGCCTTCGACAGCGACTTTGACGCCGCCATCCACCTCATCGAACGCCTGCGCAAGGAAGAGCCTCAGCTCTTCGTCAACCTCACCACCGGAACCACCGCATCTCCCTTCTGGCTCTTCTACGCAGACTCCATCTGGCGCGGCGGCGCGGACAGCAACTTCTCCGGCGTCGGCAGCCAGCGCCAGCGCTGGATCACCTATCGCGACGCCCAGACCTACAAGAACATCGTCCAGCGCGGTCCGCTGTACCCGCTGAACTCGCTCATGCTGCACGGCCTTATCTACGCCAAGCAGGCGAAAGGCCTCTCCACCGATCCCAACAACGACTTCGCCGACGAGGTGCACTCCTACTTCGGCGGCGGCACGCAACTGCAGGAGATGTACATCACGCCCTCGCTCCTCACCCCTGCCAACTGGGACACCCTCGCCGACGCCGCGCGCTGGAGCCGCGAGCACTCTTCAACGCTCAAGGACACGCACTGGGTTGGCGGCGACCCCGACAAACTGCAGGTCTACGGCTGGGCCGCATGGAGCCCGAAGCTCGGCATCCTCACCCTGCGCAACCCCTCGCAACAACCGCAGACCTATACCATCGACGCCGCGACTGCCTTCCAACTCCCCACCCACGCCCCAACACACTACATCGCCCATGCTGTATGGGGTGCCGGCGAAGACTGGCAGCCCGGAACAACACACAAACTGGTTAGCGGCGAGCCTCTGGAAATCAAACTCGCTCCGTTCCAGGTACTAACCATCGAAGCCACACCGAAGCGCTGA
- the agaR gene encoding transcriptional repressor AgaR has protein sequence MLIEERRQYIVGLAQKHGRVLVDELSESLGISRITIRKDLDYLQARGVLQRTHGGALLPGNGALSDPSLQEKEGRHSQEKLRIAAAAVGLVQEGQCVLLDSGTTTTAIARALKRFSRLTIITNAVNIAGELSGTDFEVLLTGGSLRQNSFSLVGPLAEDMLHDMHADILFLGVDGFDLEVGLTTPNVMESRVNRAMVKASTTVVAVCDSTKFNRRSLSKIVDAGAIHHVITDSNLPHATAEALRAMNIKLTLV, from the coding sequence ATGTTGATCGAAGAGCGGAGACAGTACATTGTCGGCCTCGCGCAGAAGCATGGGCGCGTGCTGGTGGACGAACTCTCCGAGTCGCTTGGAATCTCGCGCATTACGATCCGCAAAGACCTTGATTATCTGCAAGCACGAGGTGTGTTGCAACGCACGCATGGCGGTGCATTGCTGCCGGGAAACGGCGCACTGTCAGACCCTTCGCTGCAGGAGAAGGAGGGCCGCCACTCGCAGGAGAAGCTGCGCATTGCGGCGGCGGCGGTTGGACTGGTGCAGGAAGGGCAGTGCGTTCTGCTGGACTCCGGCACGACTACGACGGCGATTGCCCGTGCGCTGAAGCGGTTTTCGCGGCTGACGATTATCACCAATGCAGTGAATATTGCGGGCGAGCTTTCAGGCACTGACTTTGAGGTGCTGCTGACGGGCGGCTCCCTGCGCCAGAACTCGTTTTCTCTGGTGGGGCCGCTGGCTGAAGATATGCTGCATGACATGCACGCAGACATTTTGTTTCTGGGTGTCGATGGATTCGATCTTGAGGTTGGTCTGACGACGCCGAATGTGATGGAGTCGCGTGTGAACCGTGCGATGGTGAAGGCTTCGACGACGGTGGTCGCGGTGTGCGACTCGACCAAGTTCAACCGCCGAAGCCTGTCGAAGATCGTGGATGCAGGCGCGATCCACCATGTGATTACAGACAGCAACCTGCCGCACGCGACCGCCGAAGCTCTGCGTGCGATGAACATCAAGCTAACGCTTGTGTAG
- a CDS encoding D-tagatose-bisphosphate aldolase, class II, non-catalytic subunit encodes MSKALQQHLARRKQGVAAGIYSVCSAHPWVIRAAAEQAVEDGSLLLVEATSNQVNQFGGYTGMRPAAFRDFVLEIVKTAGLEPAKLVLGGDHLGPNPWRKQPAVEAMALAETMVAEYVAAGFTKIHLDASMACGDDATHPSDEVVAQRAARLCVAAEAARGAGDAPVYVIGTEVPVPGGATHAVHELPATSTAAAEHTLAVHKWVFEEQLSGVWERVIALVVQPGVEFDHDAVVDYDAAKASELVGWLQALPEAIVFEAHSTDYQRPQAYVELVRDGFAILKVGPALTFAMREALEALEDIESQLAGDSRSGLSAAIEETMLREPAEWLPYYASPAAEQKLLRRYSYSDRVRYYWGRPEIAAAVERLVANLAEVNIRESMLSRYLPLQYVRLRAGRISGDSVSLIVDHVRDVLREYAAACRA; translated from the coding sequence ATGTCGAAGGCACTTCAGCAGCATCTTGCGAGGCGGAAGCAGGGCGTGGCGGCCGGGATCTATTCGGTGTGCTCGGCGCATCCGTGGGTGATTCGGGCGGCGGCAGAGCAGGCTGTTGAGGATGGCTCGTTGCTGCTGGTGGAGGCGACGAGCAACCAGGTGAACCAGTTTGGCGGCTATACCGGGATGCGGCCCGCGGCGTTTCGCGATTTTGTACTGGAGATTGTGAAGACGGCAGGGCTTGAGCCCGCGAAGCTGGTGTTGGGTGGCGATCATCTTGGGCCGAATCCCTGGCGGAAGCAGCCTGCCGTCGAGGCGATGGCCCTTGCTGAGACGATGGTCGCGGAGTATGTTGCTGCCGGGTTTACGAAGATCCATCTGGATGCCAGCATGGCTTGCGGGGATGATGCGACGCATCCTTCGGATGAAGTGGTGGCGCAGCGGGCTGCCCGGTTGTGCGTGGCGGCTGAGGCGGCGCGGGGTGCGGGCGATGCTCCCGTGTATGTGATTGGTACCGAGGTACCTGTGCCCGGTGGAGCGACGCATGCGGTGCATGAACTGCCAGCCACTTCGACGGCGGCGGCAGAGCACACACTTGCGGTACATAAGTGGGTGTTCGAGGAGCAGTTGTCAGGGGTGTGGGAACGAGTGATCGCGTTGGTGGTGCAGCCGGGCGTGGAGTTCGATCATGATGCCGTGGTGGACTACGATGCAGCGAAGGCGTCGGAGCTGGTTGGGTGGTTGCAGGCGCTGCCGGAGGCGATTGTGTTCGAGGCGCACTCCACGGACTATCAACGGCCGCAGGCGTATGTAGAGCTGGTGCGGGATGGCTTCGCGATTCTGAAGGTGGGGCCGGCACTTACGTTTGCTATGCGTGAGGCTCTGGAGGCGCTGGAGGATATCGAATCGCAGCTGGCGGGCGACAGCCGTTCCGGACTGAGCGCCGCGATTGAAGAGACGATGCTGCGCGAGCCTGCAGAGTGGCTGCCTTACTACGCAAGCCCGGCCGCGGAGCAGAAGCTGCTGAGGAGGTATAGCTACAGCGACCGCGTCCGCTATTACTGGGGGCGTCCTGAGATTGCCGCCGCCGTGGAGCGTTTGGTGGCGAACCTGGCTGAGGTCAATATCCGAGAGAGCATGTTGAGCCGGTACCTGCCGTTGCAGTATGTACGGCTGCGCGCCGGGCGGATCAGTGGCGATTCTGTGTCGCTGATTGTTGACCACGTGCGCGACGTGCTGCGAGAGTATGCGGCGGCCTGCCGGGCCTGA
- a CDS encoding SIS domain-containing protein: MTALSSFIDLPTEQKQARGLVFTPAEIAQQPDTWLMTLRIFEQHRERIAAFLEAVGVRDSVEQRPTVMLIGAGTSDYVAQALTFVLRQQWGCEVMAVASTDLLPNMEAYLVPGRRYLWISFSRSGDSPEGVAVLERALSLYPSVAHVVVTCNAKARMAELCEGVERACVVVLDDAVNDRSLAMTSSFTNMIVMGQCLAHVWSLDEYKPVLHELADAGRKLLLSASKVAESAAAGGFGRICFIGGGALISVAKESALKVLEMTAGQVKTMSETVLGLRHGPMAALDAGTLFVCFVSTDPRQAQYAKDLLQEIGAKQVVAERVAVGPRALEAEVAPQCERYLALEVGVADVYRPALDVIFGQLLGLYCSVAHGMQPDSPSPGGVIHRVVQKFRIY; encoded by the coding sequence GTGACGGCTCTTTCCAGTTTTATCGATCTGCCCACTGAGCAGAAGCAGGCGCGGGGTCTGGTGTTTACGCCGGCTGAGATTGCTCAACAGCCGGATACATGGCTGATGACACTGCGTATCTTTGAACAACATCGGGAGCGGATCGCTGCCTTTCTGGAGGCTGTTGGCGTGCGGGACTCCGTGGAGCAACGGCCGACGGTGATGCTGATTGGAGCGGGAACCTCCGACTACGTTGCGCAGGCGTTGACGTTTGTTTTGCGGCAGCAGTGGGGTTGCGAGGTGATGGCGGTGGCCAGCACAGACCTGCTGCCGAATATGGAAGCGTACCTGGTTCCGGGGCGCCGGTATCTGTGGATCTCCTTTTCGCGGTCGGGGGATTCGCCGGAGGGCGTTGCCGTTCTGGAGCGGGCGCTTTCACTGTATCCGAGTGTGGCGCATGTGGTGGTGACGTGCAATGCGAAGGCGCGTATGGCGGAGCTTTGCGAAGGTGTGGAGCGCGCCTGCGTGGTGGTGCTGGATGATGCGGTGAACGATCGCAGCCTGGCGATGACGAGCTCGTTTACGAACATGATCGTGATGGGGCAGTGCCTGGCGCATGTCTGGAGCCTGGACGAGTATAAGCCGGTGTTGCATGAGCTGGCGGATGCTGGACGTAAGTTGCTGTTGAGCGCGTCGAAGGTGGCGGAGTCGGCAGCGGCGGGCGGGTTTGGACGGATCTGTTTTATCGGTGGTGGTGCGTTGATTAGTGTGGCGAAGGAGTCCGCGCTGAAGGTGCTGGAGATGACCGCGGGGCAGGTGAAGACGATGTCCGAGACCGTGCTGGGGCTGCGGCATGGGCCGATGGCGGCGCTGGATGCGGGGACGCTGTTTGTGTGCTTTGTCTCTACCGATCCTCGACAGGCGCAGTATGCGAAGGACCTGCTGCAGGAGATCGGCGCGAAGCAAGTGGTGGCCGAGCGCGTCGCCGTGGGGCCGCGTGCGCTTGAGGCGGAGGTCGCGCCGCAGTGCGAACGCTATCTTGCGCTGGAGGTTGGCGTCGCTGATGTGTATCGACCTGCGCTGGATGTGATCTTTGGTCAGCTGCTGGGGCTGTACTGCTCGGTGGCGCATGGGATGCAGCCGGATTCGCCAAGCCCGGGTGGCGTGATCCATCGCGTGGTGCAGAAGTTCCGCATCTACTAG